Proteins co-encoded in one Apis mellifera strain DH4 linkage group LG15, Amel_HAv3.1, whole genome shotgun sequence genomic window:
- the LOC726417 gene encoding uncharacterized protein LOC726417 yields the protein MKVTMVRHNYIKMQKSQIDNLTWSFDTNENSNSHDPWTELNQRYSFTENDRMLNLNNFEYPELGDRYIKGKKSIIPREVCLSTSNNIQILLPMEETSMEPKRSKFLRRYKKSNKICINLQEALQNTLCANKMNKQVPKLRINLYMGNLGFNVPSRLDKNKCSDLRKVRICISKDKKPSKLKRIILLNRNMKAQINNEKREEFERKKVEAICRDVDTIDFNALKISAEPEIDYVRNMWTMALYDKNYRNINDINISDNTLCHRPDVIERINDLGIQGMQLTNRLVKENNRTNFSHFITDIIENDIVKQTLSLQINDDIKSEVQTSTEIDDKNFLKFSRNFREYCTNTLTKGLNDALEEFLREITRLQRRFHEKNPNKSKYKRRYYSGLKEVRKHVELKKLKLVIIAPDIEKVELEDGLDDQVDKLVDTCRKQNVVFCFGLRRRKLGYYTHGNGFVGCIGIANYGGIELLFKNVLTELVVARNAFKKLNGAIETTIDISKVTSDDFLLSENINALLKVLSQDKTN from the exons atgaaagttaCGATGGTTagacataattatattaaaatgcagAAATCACAGATTGATAATTTGACATGGTCATTTGA TACAAATGAAAATAGCAATTCTCATGATCCATGGACAGAACTTAATCAGAGATATTCTTTTACTGAAAATGAcagaatgttaaatttaaataattttgaatatcctGAACTTGGTGATAGATATATCAAAGGTAAAAAGTCAATTATACCAAGAGAAGTTTGTTTGTCAACATCTAACAATATACAGATTCTGTTACCCATGGAAGAGACAAGCATGGAACcaaaaagatcaaaatttttaagaagatacaagaaatcaaataaaatttgtatcaatCTTCAAGAAGCATTACAG aacacATTATGTGCTAATAAAATGAACAAACAAGTTCCAAAATTAAGGATTAATCTCTACATGGGTAATCTTGGTTTCAATGTGCCAAGTAGATTGGATAAAAACAAATGTTCTGATCTTAGAAAAGTTAGAATTTGTATTTCTAAAGACAAAAAACCTTCgaaattaaagagaataattcttttaaatcgtAATATGAAAGCACAGATTAATaatgagaaaagagaagaatttgaGCGTAAGAAAGTAGAAGCTATCTGTAGAGATGTTGATACTATTGATTTTAATGCTTTGAAAATTAGTGCAGAGCCAGAGATAGACTATGTTAGAAATATGTGGACAATGGCActgtatgataaaaattacagaaatataaacgatataaatatttctgacAACACTCTATGTCACAGACCTGATGTAATCGAAAGGATAAATGATCTTGGAATTCAAGGAATGCAATTGACAAATAGGCtagtgaaagaaaataatagaacaaatttttctcattttattaccgatattattgaaaatgatattgttaAACAGACTCTTTCTCTTCAAATTAACGATGATATTAAGTCAGAAGTTCAAACTAGTACAGAaatagatgataaaaattttctaaaattttctcgtAATTTTAGAGA ATATTGTACTAACACGTTAACGAAAGGTTTGAACGATGCTCTCGAAGAATTCCTACGAGAAATCACAAGGCTTCAAAGAAGATTTCACGAGAAAAATCCAAATAAATCAAAGTATAAACGGCGTTATTATTCTGGTTTGAAAGAAGTTCGTAAACACGTTGAATTGAAAAAGCTTAAACTCGTGATTATCGCCCCTGATATCGAAAAAGTTGAACTAGaag ACGGATTAGACGATCAAGTCGATAAATTGGTGGATACGTGTAGGAAGCAAAACGTAGTTTTCTGTTTCGGATTGCGAAGAAGGAAGTTAGGATATTATACTCACGGAAATGGATTCGTAGGATGTATTGGCATCGCAAATTATGGTGGAATCGAA CTACTTTTCAAGAACGTTTTGACAGAGCTTGTGGTTGCGAGGAACgcgttcaaaaaattaaatggcgCCATAGAAACGactatcgatatatcgaaagTGACCTCGGACGATTTCTTGCTTTCGGAAAATATTAATGCTCTTTTGAAAGTTTTATCTCAAGATAAAACTAATTGA